One Corynebacterium appendicis CIP 107643 DNA window includes the following coding sequences:
- a CDS encoding cytochrome c biogenesis protein ResB yields MTWAKKLWHWLTSMRTALVLLFLLALIAVPGALLPQREISESQVNEYLDANPVMGKIYDKLMLFDVFSSPIFVALLTLLIISLIGCIIPRSIDHYKAYNAKPTRAPKYLHRMPHHAAGEVDMSIDEATARAERTLRKWRVARYEPADDRAGALSLSAERGYARELANLIFHIAIVALIAIFAYGRMVFYEGQIIVVTNSESEYAVPVEQSREFCNTSPANFDTFRAGPLFDGTGLTPFCFISHDFTAEYLQNGQADSFGSRISYAVGEDMATDPETWEDYTLQVNHPLRIGGDRVYLQGHGFAPQITVTWPDGETRTQMVQYRPTDLTFFLSNGVMRFDPPAGMYPDLGERRQHQLAIEGVFAPTAEWTGPNNDMLQSAFPSMDDPAVSLDIYAGDAGLDTGRPQNLFTLDQTLIANGQLERADRIQLAAGEEAQVPTGEKTPDGEDEVVTVRFDGAAEYANYQISRDPTQFWALVATTVMLGSLVGSLLIKRRRIWVRFVPVTEAASGAANGEVNHAEKVRVEIAGLARTDRAGWGGEFDDVVEEILRGPADNGVAEGSDGAEYVDDEDGEEWH; encoded by the coding sequence ATGACTTGGGCAAAGAAGCTCTGGCACTGGCTGACCAGCATGCGCACAGCGCTGGTTTTGCTGTTCCTGCTCGCCCTGATCGCCGTGCCTGGCGCTTTGCTCCCTCAGCGTGAAATCAGCGAAAGCCAGGTCAACGAGTACTTAGACGCCAATCCAGTCATGGGCAAGATCTACGACAAGCTCATGCTTTTCGACGTCTTCTCGTCCCCCATCTTCGTCGCCCTGCTCACTCTGCTGATCATCTCCCTGATCGGCTGCATCATTCCGCGCTCGATCGACCACTACAAGGCCTATAACGCGAAGCCGACCCGCGCGCCGAAATACCTGCACCGCATGCCGCACCACGCCGCCGGCGAGGTGGACATGTCTATCGACGAGGCCACCGCGCGCGCCGAGCGCACCCTGCGCAAGTGGCGCGTCGCCCGCTACGAGCCCGCCGACGACCGCGCCGGGGCACTCTCCCTGTCCGCCGAGCGCGGTTACGCCCGTGAGCTGGCGAACCTGATCTTCCACATCGCCATCGTGGCCCTCATCGCGATCTTCGCCTACGGCCGCATGGTCTTCTACGAAGGCCAGATCATCGTGGTGACCAACTCTGAATCCGAGTACGCGGTGCCCGTGGAGCAGTCGCGCGAATTCTGCAATACGTCGCCCGCCAACTTTGACACCTTCCGCGCTGGACCGCTTTTCGACGGCACCGGCCTTACCCCTTTCTGCTTCATCTCCCACGACTTCACCGCGGAATACCTGCAAAACGGGCAGGCCGATTCCTTCGGTTCGCGCATCTCGTATGCCGTGGGCGAGGACATGGCCACCGACCCGGAGACCTGGGAGGACTACACGCTGCAGGTCAACCACCCGCTGCGCATCGGCGGTGACCGCGTGTACCTGCAGGGCCACGGCTTCGCCCCGCAGATCACCGTCACCTGGCCCGACGGGGAAACCCGCACCCAGATGGTGCAGTACCGCCCGACGGACCTGACCTTCTTCCTGTCCAACGGTGTGATGCGTTTCGACCCGCCAGCCGGCATGTACCCCGATCTGGGCGAGCGCCGCCAGCACCAGCTGGCCATCGAGGGCGTGTTCGCCCCGACTGCCGAGTGGACCGGCCCGAATAACGACATGCTGCAGTCCGCGTTCCCGTCTATGGACGACCCGGCTGTCTCCCTCGATATCTACGCCGGCGACGCCGGACTGGACACCGGCCGTCCGCAGAATTTGTTCACCCTCGACCAGACGCTCATCGCCAACGGCCAGCTCGAACGCGCCGACCGCATCCAGCTCGCCGCCGGCGAGGAAGCGCAGGTGCCCACCGGCGAGAAGACCCCGGACGGCGAAGACGAAGTGGTCACCGTCCGCTTCGACGGTGCCGCCGAATACGCCAACTACCAGATCTCCCGCGACCCGACACAGTTCTGGGCCCTGGTGGCCACCACGGTCATGCTCGGCTCCCTTGTCGGCTCGCTGCTGATCAAGCGCCGCCGCATCTGGGTCCGTTTCGTGCCCGTCACTGAAGCGGCAAGCGGCGCAGCCAACGGCGAAGTAAACCACGCAGAAAAGGTCCGCGTCGAGATCGCCGGCCTCGCCCGCACCGACCGCGCCGGCTGGGGCGGCGAATTCGACGATGTCGTCGAGGAGATCCTCCGCGGCCCCGCCGACAACGGTGTCGCTGAAGGTTCCGACGGCGCTGAATACGTCGACGACGAAGACGGGGAGGAGTGGCACTGA
- the ccsB gene encoding c-type cytochrome biogenesis protein CcsB, whose amino-acid sequence MNVNTSLAQVSDLSLRTAFAVYIVALVLACIHYMRSQAVIDLRREQKAEAKAEAKDRELIAVGGGGAEALGGVDKSAANAGDLEAARERSRKMAGAAQGLIWVAIAFHVVATVTRGLAVHRFPFGNMYEYVLTFTAVAMVVAAVIIQKKRWHTTWPWLLAPVIVLIFLDATVLYAEAAPLVPALQSFWYPFHVSTVSIGASLGLISGMFSTLYLLRIWQPRGEEKGFFGAIAKPLPTAKKLDSYAYKTAIVTLPVFGIGIMLGAIWGEVAWGRFWGWDPKETVALITWILYAAYLHARATAGWKNSKAAWINVAAFASGVFNLFFINLVASGLHSYAGLN is encoded by the coding sequence ATGAACGTCAATACCTCCCTGGCCCAAGTGTCGGACCTGTCGCTGCGGACCGCGTTCGCTGTCTACATCGTGGCTCTGGTTCTCGCCTGCATCCACTACATGCGCTCGCAGGCGGTCATCGACCTGCGCCGCGAGCAGAAGGCCGAGGCGAAGGCAGAGGCCAAGGACCGCGAGCTCATCGCGGTGGGCGGCGGGGGAGCGGAGGCGCTCGGTGGCGTCGATAAGTCTGCTGCGAATGCCGGCGACCTGGAAGCCGCGCGCGAACGTTCGCGGAAGATGGCGGGCGCCGCGCAGGGCCTGATCTGGGTGGCCATCGCATTCCACGTGGTGGCGACTGTGACGCGCGGGCTGGCTGTGCACCGTTTCCCGTTCGGCAACATGTACGAGTACGTGCTCACCTTCACCGCGGTCGCGATGGTCGTGGCGGCCGTGATCATCCAGAAGAAGCGCTGGCACACGACGTGGCCGTGGCTGCTCGCGCCGGTGATCGTGCTGATCTTCCTCGATGCGACGGTGCTGTATGCGGAGGCCGCTCCGCTGGTGCCCGCGCTGCAGTCGTTCTGGTACCCGTTCCACGTGTCCACCGTGTCCATCGGCGCGTCGCTGGGCCTGATCTCCGGCATGTTCTCCACGCTGTACCTGCTGCGCATCTGGCAGCCGCGCGGCGAGGAGAAAGGCTTCTTCGGCGCTATTGCGAAGCCTCTGCCGACGGCGAAGAAACTCGACTCCTACGCGTACAAGACCGCGATTGTCACCCTGCCCGTCTTCGGCATCGGCATCATGCTCGGCGCGATCTGGGGCGAAGTGGCCTGGGGCCGCTTCTGGGGCTGGGACCCCAAGGAGACCGTCGCGCTGATCACCTGGATCCTCTACGCCGCGTACCTGCACGCGCGCGCGACCGCGGGCTGGAAGAACTCCAAGGCCGCCTGGATCAACGTCGCCGCCTTCGCCAGCGGCGTGTTCAACCTGTTCTTCATCAACCTCGTGGCATCCGGCCTGCACTCTTACGCGGGGCTGAACTAA
- a CDS encoding helix-turn-helix transcriptional regulator: MPSPRKKLGKPASDIPVLLRLGEALAQRRREAGRLQQEVASAAGVSRSTLHTIEHGGAGVRWEKVAAVAAALGLSIEWVETTPQRAE; encoded by the coding sequence GTGCCTTCACCCCGCAAGAAGCTCGGCAAGCCGGCGAGCGACATCCCCGTGCTGCTCAGGCTCGGCGAGGCTCTCGCGCAGCGCCGCCGCGAAGCTGGCCGCCTCCAGCAGGAAGTCGCCTCCGCCGCCGGTGTGTCCCGCTCCACCCTGCACACTATCGAGCACGGTGGTGCCGGCGTGCGCTGGGAGAAAGTCGCGGCCGTCGCCGCCGCGCTCGGCCTTTCCATCGAGTGGGTGGAGACTACCCCGCAAAGGGCCGAGTAG